A window of the Streptomyces sp. NBC_01351 genome harbors these coding sequences:
- a CDS encoding NAD(P)-dependent malic enzyme, which translates to MAAEIVNPRSDSSATDNNPDAVFALHRGGKMAIQATVPVNNKDDLSLAYTPGVAKVCSAIAEQPELVNEYTWKSNVVAVVTDGTAVLGLGDIGPEASLPVMEGKAILFKQFGGVDAVPIALATKDTDEIIETVIRLAPSFGGVNLEDISAPRCFEIERRLQEALDIPIFHDDQHGTAIVTLAAMRNAAKLTGRTLGDLRAVISGAGAAGIAIAKILVDAGIGDVCVTDRKGVVSADRTDLTDVKAEIAGLTNKTGQTGSLEKALAGADVFIGVSGGTVPEEAVASMAKDAFVFAMANPNPEVHPDVAHKYAAVVATGRSDFPNQINNVLAFPGIFQGALKVRATRITEGMKIAAADAIAGVVGDELAADYVIPSPFDARVAEAVASAVAAAAKADGVARLA; encoded by the coding sequence GTGGCAGCGGAGATCGTCAACCCTCGCAGTGACAGCAGCGCGACGGACAACAACCCCGACGCGGTGTTCGCGCTGCACCGGGGCGGCAAGATGGCCATCCAGGCCACCGTGCCGGTCAACAACAAGGACGACCTGTCCCTGGCGTACACGCCGGGCGTGGCGAAGGTGTGCAGCGCCATCGCCGAGCAGCCCGAGCTCGTGAACGAGTACACCTGGAAGTCCAACGTGGTGGCCGTCGTCACCGACGGCACGGCCGTGCTCGGACTCGGTGACATCGGTCCCGAGGCCTCCCTCCCCGTGATGGAGGGCAAGGCCATCCTCTTCAAGCAGTTCGGTGGTGTGGACGCGGTTCCGATCGCGCTCGCCACCAAGGACACGGACGAGATCATCGAGACGGTCATCCGTCTCGCCCCGTCCTTCGGCGGTGTGAACCTGGAGGACATCTCCGCTCCCCGCTGCTTCGAGATCGAGCGCCGCCTCCAGGAGGCCCTCGACATCCCGATCTTCCACGACGACCAGCACGGCACGGCCATCGTGACGCTGGCCGCCATGCGCAACGCCGCGAAGCTCACCGGGCGCACGCTCGGCGACCTGCGCGCCGTGATCTCGGGCGCCGGCGCCGCGGGCATCGCCATCGCCAAGATCCTCGTGGACGCGGGCATCGGCGACGTCTGCGTCACCGACCGCAAGGGCGTCGTCTCGGCGGACCGTACCGACCTGACGGACGTCAAGGCGGAGATCGCGGGCCTGACCAACAAGACCGGCCAGACCGGTTCGCTGGAGAAGGCCCTGGCCGGCGCGGACGTCTTCATCGGCGTCTCCGGCGGCACGGTTCCGGAGGAGGCGGTGGCCTCGATGGCGAAGGACGCGTTCGTCTTCGCCATGGCCAACCCGAACCCGGAGGTCCACCCGGACGTCGCGCACAAGTACGCGGCGGTCGTGGCCACGGGCCGCTCGGACTTCCCGAACCAGATCAACAACGTGCTGGCGTTCCCGGGCATCTTCCAGGGCGCGCTGAAGGTCCGCGCGACCCGGATCACCGAGGGCATGAAGATCGCCGCCGCCGACGCCATCGCCGGTGTCGTGGGTGACGAGCTCGCCGCCGACTACGTGATCCCGTCGCCGTTCGACGCGCGCGTCGCCGAGGCCGTGGCGTCCGCCGTGGCCGCTGCGGCGAAGGCCGACGGCGTGGCCCGCCTGGCCTGA
- a CDS encoding ABC transporter permease subunit (The N-terminal region of this protein, as described by TIGR01726, is a three transmembrane segment that identifies a subfamily of ABC transporter permease subunits, which specificities that include histidine, arginine, glutamine, glutamate, L-cystine (sic), the opines (in Agrobacterium) octopine and nopaline, etc.) — MTDKLDKVPGPADTPPAGAVPPEAIRAIPVRHFGRWISAVVAIVLLVTLVYAFGQSDNVRWATVPEKLFDPTILRGVGNTIWISIASMALGLVLGVLFAVMRLSKNPVTSTIAWFYIWLFRGTPVYVQLLIWFNLALIFPVLNLGFYKDEMTQVMTPFLAALLGLGLNEGAYMAEIVRAGIQSVDEGQSEASHALGMTRMQTMRRVVLPQAMRVIVPPSGNEFINMLKTSSLVVAVQYFDLLRAAQDIASTSFAVMEMFFVASIWYLALTSVFSVGQYYLERRYARGSLRSLPPTPLQKIKAKLSSFSNRKAVA; from the coding sequence GTGACTGACAAGCTCGACAAGGTCCCGGGCCCGGCGGACACCCCGCCGGCCGGGGCCGTCCCGCCCGAGGCGATCCGCGCCATCCCGGTCCGCCACTTCGGCCGCTGGATCAGCGCCGTCGTGGCCATCGTCCTCCTCGTGACGCTCGTGTACGCCTTCGGGCAGAGCGACAACGTGCGCTGGGCGACCGTTCCGGAGAAGCTGTTCGACCCCACCATCCTCCGTGGTGTCGGCAACACGATCTGGATCAGCATCGCCTCGATGGCCCTGGGCCTGGTGCTCGGTGTCCTCTTCGCCGTGATGCGGCTCTCGAAGAACCCGGTGACCAGCACCATCGCCTGGTTCTACATCTGGCTGTTCCGCGGCACCCCGGTGTACGTGCAGCTGCTCATCTGGTTCAACCTCGCCCTGATCTTCCCGGTCCTGAACCTCGGGTTCTACAAGGACGAGATGACCCAGGTCATGACGCCCTTCCTGGCCGCCCTCCTGGGTCTCGGCCTCAACGAGGGCGCGTACATGGCGGAGATCGTCCGGGCCGGCATCCAGTCGGTCGACGAGGGCCAGAGCGAGGCCTCGCACGCGCTCGGCATGACCCGGATGCAGACCATGCGCCGCGTCGTGCTGCCGCAGGCCATGCGGGTGATCGTGCCGCCGTCGGGCAACGAGTTCATCAACATGCTCAAGACCTCGTCGCTCGTCGTCGCAGTGCAGTACTTCGACCTGTTGCGCGCGGCCCAGGACATCGCGTCCACGTCGTTCGCGGTGATGGAGATGTTCTTCGTCGCGTCGATCTGGTACCTCGCCCTGACCAGCGTGTTCAGCGTCGGCCAGTACTACCTGGAGCGGCGCTACGCCCGCGGTTCGCTCCGCTCGCTGCCGCCCACGCCGTTGCAGAAGATCAAGGCGAAACTGTCCAGCTTCTCGAACCGCAAGGCGGTGGCCTGA
- the snpA gene encoding snapalysin, whose amino-acid sequence MRHSRKAALAGTIGLGLAAALGTIAPTASAAPSPGNAATYDAYERSQENEAANRAFFDAVRRSVAEQRAANPGVLAVTVTYNTRNAPSFRTQIARSTQIWNSSVSNVKLQEVSSGGNFSYREGNDSRGSYASTDGHGRGYIFLDYRQNQIYNSTRVTSHETGHVLGLPDHYSGPCSELMSGGGPGTSCQNATPNSTERARVNQLWANGLVASGAGAKG is encoded by the coding sequence ATGCGCCACTCCCGCAAGGCCGCGCTGGCCGGCACGATCGGCCTCGGCCTCGCCGCCGCCCTGGGCACGATCGCCCCCACGGCCAGCGCCGCGCCCTCCCCCGGAAACGCCGCCACGTACGACGCCTACGAGCGCTCGCAGGAGAACGAGGCCGCCAACCGCGCCTTCTTCGACGCCGTTCGGCGCTCGGTCGCCGAGCAGCGCGCCGCGAACCCCGGCGTGCTGGCCGTCACGGTCACGTACAACACCCGCAACGCGCCGAGCTTCCGTACCCAGATCGCCCGTTCCACGCAGATATGGAACAGCTCGGTGTCCAACGTCAAGCTGCAGGAGGTGTCCTCCGGCGGGAACTTCTCGTACCGCGAGGGCAATGACTCGCGCGGCTCGTACGCGAGCACGGACGGGCACGGCCGGGGCTACATCTTCCTGGACTACCGGCAGAACCAGATCTACAACTCCACCCGGGTGACCTCGCACGAGACCGGCCACGTGCTGGGCCTGCCGGACCACTACTCGGGCCCGTGCAGCGAGCTGATGTCGGGCGGCGGCCCGGGCACCTCGTGCCAGAACGCCACCCCGAACAGCACCGAGCGGGCGCGCGTGAACCAGCTCTGGGCCAACGGCCTCGTCGCCTCCGGGGCGGGGGCGAAGGGCTAG
- a CDS encoding zinc-binding dehydrogenase has protein sequence MFAAYAARIDRDQPLNGLELGERPAPEDRPGWVTVNVKAASLNHHDLWSLRGVGLGEEKLPMILGCDAAGIDQDGNEVVLHSVIGQSGHGVGPDEPRSILTERYQGTFAEQVSVPAWNVLRKPAELSFEEAACLPTAWLTAYRMLFTNAGVRPGDSVLVQGAGGGVATAAIALGKAAGLRVYATSRDEAKRKRAVELGAVDAFEPGARLPQRVDAVIETVGAATWSHSVKSLRPGGTLVISGATSGDRPAHAELTRIFFLELKVVGSTMGSKDELEDLLSFCATTGLRPVIDEVLPLDRAREGFEKLESGDLFGKIVLTP, from the coding sequence ATGTTCGCTGCCTATGCCGCCCGAATCGACCGTGACCAGCCGCTGAACGGCCTTGAGCTGGGCGAACGCCCCGCGCCCGAGGACCGGCCCGGCTGGGTGACCGTGAACGTCAAGGCCGCCTCCCTCAACCACCACGACCTGTGGTCGCTGCGCGGGGTCGGTCTCGGCGAGGAGAAGCTCCCGATGATCCTCGGCTGCGACGCCGCCGGGATCGACCAGGACGGCAACGAGGTCGTCCTGCACTCCGTGATCGGCCAGAGCGGCCACGGGGTCGGCCCGGACGAGCCCCGCTCGATCCTGACCGAGCGCTACCAGGGCACCTTCGCCGAGCAGGTGTCCGTCCCCGCCTGGAACGTCCTGCGCAAGCCGGCCGAGCTGTCCTTCGAGGAGGCCGCCTGCCTTCCCACGGCGTGGCTGACCGCCTACCGCATGCTCTTCACCAACGCGGGCGTCCGTCCCGGCGATTCGGTACTGGTCCAGGGCGCGGGCGGCGGGGTCGCGACCGCCGCCATCGCGCTCGGCAAGGCGGCGGGCCTGCGGGTCTACGCCACCAGCCGGGACGAGGCCAAGCGCAAGCGGGCCGTGGAACTGGGCGCGGTGGACGCCTTCGAACCGGGCGCGCGGCTGCCGCAGCGGGTGGACGCGGTCATCGAGACGGTGGGCGCGGCCACGTGGTCCCACTCGGTGAAGTCCCTGCGCCCCGGCGGCACCCTGGTCATCTCCGGCGCCACGAGCGGGGACCGCCCGGCGCACGCCGAGCTGACCCGGATCTTCTTCCTGGAACTGAAGGTGGTCGGCTCGACGATGGGCTCGAAGGACGAGCTGGAGGACCTGCTGTCGTTCTGCGCGACGACGGGCCTGCGGCCGGTCATCGACGAGGTCCTGCCGCTGGACCGGGCGCGGGAGGGCTTCGAGAAGCTCGAGTCGGGCGACCTCTTCGGCAAGATCGTCCTGACCCCCTGA
- a CDS encoding PadR family transcriptional regulator, which produces MPPVFAHGRLRLYLLKLLDEAPRHGYEVIRLLEERFQGLYAPSAGTVYPRLAKLETEGLVTYATEGGRKVYSITEAGRAELADRSGELADLELEIRDSVTELAAEIRDDVRGAAGDLRREMRAAASASETRVDGESWQTVKEEMSKARQEWKEQARRAKDESRRAREEAQQARRQAKEAQERAREEVQRVVGQLQEQFAKSGGVLGNLAGAWLGGSVSSAPTAADSGDAAAGAAAAGVDWAEDLVPSGDAARDLDRLLDRFRDDVRDAARDHGVTSGQVAEARAELAAAVARLKSTLRGGA; this is translated from the coding sequence ATGCCGCCCGTCTTCGCCCACGGCCGCCTCCGCCTCTACCTCCTCAAGCTCCTGGACGAGGCCCCGCGCCACGGGTACGAGGTGATCCGCCTGCTGGAGGAGCGCTTCCAGGGCCTCTACGCGCCCTCCGCGGGCACGGTCTACCCGCGCCTGGCCAAGCTGGAGACCGAGGGCCTGGTCACGTACGCCACCGAGGGCGGGCGCAAGGTGTACTCCATCACCGAGGCGGGCCGCGCCGAACTGGCCGACCGCAGCGGCGAACTCGCCGACCTGGAGCTGGAGATCCGCGACTCCGTGACCGAACTGGCCGCCGAGATCCGCGACGACGTCCGGGGCGCGGCGGGTGACCTGCGGCGCGAGATGCGGGCGGCGGCCTCGGCCTCCGAGACGCGCGTCGACGGCGAGTCGTGGCAGACGGTCAAGGAGGAGATGAGCAAGGCGCGGCAGGAGTGGAAGGAGCAGGCTCGGCGGGCGAAGGACGAGAGCCGCCGCGCGCGGGAGGAGGCGCAGCAGGCCCGCCGCCAGGCCAAGGAGGCGCAGGAGCGGGCCCGTGAGGAGGTCCAGCGCGTCGTGGGGCAGCTGCAGGAGCAGTTCGCCAAGTCGGGCGGAGTGCTGGGGAACCTGGCCGGAGCGTGGCTGGGCGGCTCCGTGTCGAGTGCGCCGACCGCGGCCGACTCGGGTGATGCGGCTGCTGGTGCGGCGGCCGCGGGGGTGGACTGGGCCGAGGATCTGGTGCCGTCCGGGGACGCCGCGCGTGACCTGGACCGGCTGCTGGACCGCTTCCGCGACGATGTGCGGGACGCGGCGCGGGACCACGGGGTGACGTCGGGCCAGGTGGCCGAGGCGCGGGCGGAGCTGGCGGCCGCCGTTGCCCGCCTGAAGTCGACGCTCCGGGGTGGTGCGTAG
- a CDS encoding helix-turn-helix domain-containing protein: MTEATDLAERAGDRDPRVGLRAVAALRRLLEQLEAVQVRSARAQGWSWQEIAAELGVSRQAVHKKHGRL; this comes from the coding sequence ATGACGGAAGCTACCGATCTCGCCGAACGGGCCGGTGACCGTGACCCGCGCGTGGGCCTGCGTGCCGTGGCCGCCCTCCGCAGGCTGCTGGAGCAGCTGGAGGCCGTACAGGTACGCAGTGCCCGCGCGCAGGGCTGGTCCTGGCAGGAGATCGCGGCCGAGCTGGGCGTGAGCCGGCAGGCCGTGCACAAGAAGCACGGGAGGCTTTGA
- a CDS encoding ABC transporter substrate-binding protein, whose translation MTASTTRRTTAARSRIAAVGAIAVAGALVLTGCGDQTDKGSTTPSGQANNSAAPLFSKLPKKIQDAGVIKVGTDATYAPMEFTEGGKIVGVDPGIAEALGKQLGVTFKFESGTFDTLIGSMQTGRSDVVMSSLTDTKARQEGLDDKGAKTGAGVDFVDYFSSSTGILVKKGNPEGIKTLDDLCGKKVAVQRGTTYETSAKDQSEKCKTAGKGEIAIESFPTDAEAQTRVKAGGAVADLNDSPVAAYIAQTAGGGADFEAIANPTDAGLFGIAVDKKNTELRDALKAALDAIIKDGTYKAALDKWNAGSGAVTEAKINAGS comes from the coding sequence ATGACCGCAAGCACCACCCGTCGTACGACCGCCGCACGGTCCCGGATCGCCGCGGTCGGCGCGATCGCGGTCGCCGGCGCCCTGGTCCTCACCGGCTGTGGCGACCAGACCGACAAGGGTTCCACGACCCCGTCGGGCCAGGCGAACAACAGCGCGGCTCCGCTCTTCTCGAAGCTCCCGAAGAAGATCCAGGACGCCGGTGTGATCAAGGTCGGCACGGACGCGACCTACGCCCCGATGGAGTTCACCGAGGGCGGCAAGATTGTCGGTGTCGACCCGGGCATCGCCGAGGCGCTCGGCAAGCAGCTCGGCGTGACGTTCAAGTTCGAGTCCGGCACCTTCGACACCCTGATCGGCAGCATGCAGACGGGCCGCAGCGACGTGGTCATGTCCTCGCTCACCGACACCAAGGCCCGCCAGGAGGGCCTGGACGACAAGGGCGCCAAGACCGGCGCCGGTGTCGACTTCGTCGACTACTTCTCCTCCTCGACCGGCATCCTGGTCAAGAAGGGCAACCCGGAGGGCATCAAGACCCTCGACGACCTGTGCGGCAAGAAGGTGGCCGTCCAGCGCGGCACCACGTACGAGACGTCCGCCAAGGACCAGTCCGAGAAGTGCAAGACGGCCGGCAAGGGCGAGATCGCCATCGAGTCCTTCCCGACCGACGCCGAGGCCCAGACCCGCGTGAAGGCCGGCGGCGCCGTCGCCGACCTGAACGACTCCCCGGTCGCCGCGTACATCGCGCAGACCGCCGGCGGCGGCGCCGACTTCGAGGCCATCGCGAACCCGACCGACGCCGGTCTCTTCGGCATCGCCGTGGACAAGAAGAACACCGAGCTGCGCGACGCCCTCAAGGCCGCCCTCGACGCGATCATCAAGGACGGCACGTACAAGGCCGCCCTGGACAAGTGGAACGCGGGCTCCGGTGCCGTCACCGAAGCCAAGATCAACGCCGGTTCCTGA
- a CDS encoding GNAT family N-acetyltransferase encodes MVLEIRQAEQSDRDAVARLLDRTFHNDPVSSWVFPDPEHRAAVHGRFLGVFVDVALAEGRIDYAVDGSAAALWLRIPAGEPEGEDEIPAKMRAVADPDNERCELVGRLTGAVHPTAEEHEYLLMIAVDPARQGEGLGAALIRPVLERCDREGVAAYLEASSERSMGLYERLGWEFTGEAVQLPDGPLMWPMWRKPRS; translated from the coding sequence GTGGTACTGGAGATACGTCAGGCGGAGCAGTCGGACCGGGACGCGGTGGCGCGGCTCCTCGACAGGACCTTCCACAACGACCCGGTGAGCAGCTGGGTCTTCCCGGATCCCGAGCACCGGGCCGCCGTGCACGGCAGGTTCCTCGGGGTCTTCGTGGACGTGGCGCTCGCCGAGGGCCGGATCGACTACGCGGTGGACGGCTCGGCGGCCGCGCTGTGGCTGCGGATCCCGGCCGGGGAGCCGGAGGGCGAGGACGAGATCCCGGCGAAGATGCGGGCCGTGGCCGACCCGGACAACGAGCGGTGCGAGCTGGTCGGCCGGCTGACGGGCGCGGTGCATCCCACGGCCGAGGAGCACGAGTACCTGCTGATGATCGCCGTAGACCCCGCCCGGCAGGGCGAGGGGCTGGGCGCGGCCCTGATCCGGCCGGTGCTGGAACGCTGCGACCGCGAGGGCGTGGCGGCGTACCTGGAGGCGAGCAGTGAGCGCAGCATGGGGCTCTACGAGCGGCTGGGCTGGGAGTTCACGGGTGAGGCCGTGCAGCTGCCGGACGGGCCGCTGATGTGGCCGATGTGGCGCAAGCCGCGGTCGTAG
- a CDS encoding LysR family transcriptional regulator has product MELEVRHLRALCAIADAGSLHKAARQLGVSQPALTTQLRRIERALEGELFLRERTGCRPTPFGRTVLGRARPLLAEMAALVAEARAQARGPHLRIGSTASRALPGWLRRLHRRLPDTETSLLVDVSANALLRMVASGQLDVAFVHEVEGSPLTVPVGLQLRVLMEREPQFVSMSRDHPAARSPVVELRDLAGDRWTVDPSVDGEWDGLRRVFAGAGLDPPVLHADYHTATSLIVSGEAVAPCQPTSGPRDDMAIRPLSGDPLAVRLLLATRPGAHAEVYADLRAAYREAALRTPPYRAWLRDRGSPLLAA; this is encoded by the coding sequence ATGGAGCTTGAGGTCAGGCACCTGCGGGCGCTCTGCGCCATCGCCGACGCCGGCAGCCTGCACAAGGCCGCCCGGCAACTCGGCGTGAGCCAGCCCGCCCTGACGACTCAGCTGCGCCGCATCGAACGGGCCCTGGAGGGCGAGCTGTTCCTCCGCGAGCGCACCGGCTGCCGGCCCACCCCCTTCGGTCGCACGGTCCTCGGCCGGGCCCGGCCGCTGCTCGCCGAGATGGCCGCGCTCGTCGCGGAGGCACGGGCCCAGGCCCGCGGGCCCCACCTGCGCATCGGCTCCACCGCCAGCCGCGCCCTGCCGGGGTGGCTGCGCCGGCTGCACCGGCGGCTGCCGGACACCGAGACCTCGCTGCTGGTGGACGTCTCCGCCAACGCGCTGCTGCGCATGGTGGCTTCGGGGCAGCTGGACGTGGCGTTCGTGCACGAGGTGGAGGGCAGCCCGCTGACGGTGCCGGTGGGACTGCAGCTGCGGGTGCTGATGGAGCGGGAGCCGCAGTTCGTGTCGATGTCCCGGGACCACCCGGCCGCGCGGTCGCCGGTGGTGGAGCTACGGGACCTGGCCGGGGACCGGTGGACGGTGGACCCCTCGGTGGACGGCGAATGGGACGGCCTGCGGCGGGTGTTCGCGGGGGCCGGACTCGATCCGCCGGTGCTGCACGCGGACTACCACACGGCGACCTCGCTGATCGTCTCCGGCGAGGCGGTGGCGCCCTGCCAGCCGACGTCCGGGCCGCGGGACGACATGGCGATACGCCCGCTCTCGGGGGACCCCCTCGCGGTGCGGCTCCTGCTGGCGACGCGGCCGGGGGCGCACGCGGAGGTGTACGCGGACCTCCGCGCGGCCTACCGCGAAGCCGCGCTGCGGACGCCGCCGTACCGTGCCTGGCTGCGGGACCGGGGGAGCCCACTGCTGGCCGCGTGA
- a CDS encoding DUF4097 family beta strand repeat-containing protein — protein MAEQKTWSAAEPQKLTFEEPVTELRVRLVGGTVNVVAADEGPARLEVAEVDGPPLYVVQEGGVLTVSYEDLPWNGSQGFKEWFDSKPWKAWSGSSALGRKAWERSAAVTLTVPAGTKVQVAVVGATTFVSGISGGTDVNGVSGGATLVGLSGRVKAHTVSGSVEVQSVTGDLGFHSVSGGLTVVDGAAVKVRADSVSGDMLIDLDLDLDAGHDAAGSRPPVDITLNSVSGQVAIRLPHPADARVEANTATGGVSNAFEDLRVSGQFGAKRITGTLGSGTGTLRATTVSGGIALLRRPAADTTETPLALDKKVL, from the coding sequence ATGGCAGAGCAGAAGACGTGGTCGGCCGCCGAACCGCAGAAGCTCACCTTCGAGGAGCCGGTGACCGAGCTCCGCGTCCGTCTCGTGGGCGGCACGGTCAACGTCGTCGCCGCCGACGAGGGCCCGGCCCGGCTGGAGGTCGCCGAGGTCGACGGGCCGCCGCTCTACGTGGTGCAGGAGGGCGGCGTCCTCACCGTCTCCTACGAGGACCTGCCCTGGAACGGATCCCAGGGCTTCAAGGAGTGGTTCGACTCCAAGCCCTGGAAGGCCTGGTCCGGCAGCTCCGCCCTCGGCCGCAAGGCCTGGGAGCGCAGCGCCGCCGTCACCCTCACCGTCCCCGCGGGCACGAAGGTGCAGGTCGCCGTGGTCGGCGCCACCACCTTCGTCTCGGGGATCTCCGGCGGCACCGACGTCAACGGGGTCTCCGGCGGCGCCACCCTGGTCGGCCTCTCCGGCCGGGTCAAGGCGCACACCGTCTCCGGCAGCGTCGAGGTCCAGTCCGTCACCGGCGACCTCGGGTTCCACTCGGTCTCCGGCGGCCTGACGGTGGTCGACGGAGCGGCCGTGAAGGTACGGGCCGACTCGGTCAGCGGCGACATGCTCATCGACCTGGACCTGGACCTGGATGCGGGCCACGATGCGGCCGGCTCCCGGCCGCCCGTGGACATCACTCTCAACTCCGTCTCCGGCCAGGTCGCGATCCGGCTCCCGCACCCCGCCGACGCGCGGGTCGAGGCCAACACCGCCACCGGCGGGGTCTCCAACGCCTTCGAGGACCTGCGGGTCTCGGGCCAGTTCGGCGCCAAGCGGATCACCGGCACGCTCGGCTCCGGGACCGGCACCCTGCGGGCCACCACCGTGTCGGGCGGGATCGCACTGCTGCGCCGCCCGGCCGCCGACACCACGGAAACCCCCCTCGCGCTCGACAAGAAGGTGCTCTGA
- a CDS encoding Clp protease N-terminal domain-containing protein, with the protein MFERFTTDARSTVKGAVTQAHEAGAATVTEEHLLLSLLALGALDLLGVDRASLTADLAKARRRGGMSRADEEALAGLGIDLGEIVARIEETHGEGALSTAAPSRRRRSGTGHIPFTAGAKKVLERSLRIALARKDRHIGPLHLLLALLSCPGTLSEVLTDHGVTYTTAETSLAA; encoded by the coding sequence ATGTTCGAGCGATTCACAACCGATGCCCGCAGCACCGTGAAGGGCGCCGTGACGCAGGCCCACGAGGCGGGCGCCGCCACGGTCACCGAGGAGCACCTGCTCCTGTCTCTCCTGGCCCTGGGCGCCCTGGACCTCCTGGGCGTCGACCGGGCCTCGCTCACCGCCGACCTCGCGAAGGCCCGCCGCCGGGGCGGCATGTCCCGGGCGGACGAGGAGGCACTGGCCGGTCTCGGCATCGACCTGGGCGAGATCGTCGCCCGCATCGAGGAAACCCACGGCGAGGGCGCCCTGTCCACCGCCGCGCCATCCCGGCGCAGGCGCTCCGGCACGGGCCACATCCCCTTCACCGCGGGGGCGAAGAAGGTGCTGGAACGCTCCCTCCGCATCGCCCTGGCCCGCAAGGACCGCCACATCGGCCCCCTGCACCTCCTGCTGGCCCTCCTCTCCTGCCCCGGCACCCTGTCCGAAGTCCTGACGGACCACGGCGTCACGTACACGACGGCAGAAACATCCCTGGCGGCCTGA
- a CDS encoding dihydrofolate reductase family protein produces MRKLTYFIATTIDGFIGAPDGDSDFIYAFLDPEFIDHLKAEYPETIAAQGRAQLGIEDVAPKRFDAVLMGRATYEPGLKAGMTSPYGHMREQYVVSRSLVESPDPQVRLISGDVAAKVRELKAQDGLDIWLCGGADLAAQLADEIDEYIVKTYPVFVGTGMPMSRVGFGVRPLELTGCTALGGGQVITSYAVKR; encoded by the coding sequence TTGCGCAAGCTCACCTACTTCATCGCCACCACGATCGACGGCTTCATCGGAGCCCCGGACGGCGACTCCGACTTCATCTACGCCTTCCTCGACCCCGAATTCATCGACCACCTGAAGGCCGAGTACCCCGAGACCATCGCCGCCCAGGGGCGCGCGCAGCTCGGGATCGAGGACGTCGCGCCCAAGCGCTTCGACGCGGTGCTGATGGGGCGGGCCACCTACGAGCCGGGCCTCAAGGCCGGCATGACCAGCCCCTACGGCCACATGCGCGAGCAGTACGTCGTCTCGCGCTCCCTCGTGGAATCGCCGGACCCGCAGGTGCGGCTGATCAGCGGTGACGTCGCCGCCAAGGTCCGCGAGCTCAAGGCGCAGGACGGCCTCGACATCTGGCTGTGCGGTGGAGCCGACCTCGCGGCCCAGCTGGCCGACGAGATCGACGAGTACATCGTCAAGACGTACCCGGTCTTCGTGGGGACCGGCATGCCGATGTCCCGCGTCGGGTTCGGCGTGCGCCCGCTGGAGCTGACCGGCTGCACCGCCCTCGGCGGCGGCCAGGTCATCACCTCGTACGCCGTCAAGCGCTGA